Proteins found in one Paenibacillus dendritiformis genomic segment:
- a CDS encoding NEW3 domain-containing protein: MIKGKSAWRFCSMVMSVVLAGSALLSAQAQPAYADRGVADLWKAIRPLTTIASAMNTGAHPDDEHSATLAYLSLGRGVSTSSVIAVRGEGGQNEIGSELGQALGVIRTRELQEASRITNVTLGMLGEKLDDPIYDFGFSKSVEETLDKWGDSVVYERLIRKIRELRPDVIIPSFLNEASTHGHHRTINVLTVRAFKDAANPDIFPEHLKKGLQPWQIKKLYVPANSKDYSVNAPVGDYDEIYGASYLQLGEESRFMHRSQGMGRVYDEGPVQGELFSKYYKLELSTVASKEKENDFFDGIAFTFEDLAKDIEGMGKDSKVVRDLRALHKDANEVIAAYPSFADVLKEVHKMKADVQTALADVNASGLEAAAKEDLLHRLQVKEAQLNTASMEAASVVAKVKPAESELVAGQTTKVVVSVFNGGSTTLRNINLSLNVPAGWKAASAGATRFEQLGYNETASVAFEVTVPANAPLFKPYDPVVFQGKVEYEAYGSATTVDVTPQNAVAVLPPYSMTLSPSATILNTLRAGEPIPVKVTVRNYTPGPSKASVSLNVPEGWTVEPAVEELSFAAKGEMKSAAFTVKAASNVAPGTFSVKAIAKNGAVLSTHGAQVIEYPHIGRTYLVQPAELTIQAFDLKVPDQLKVGYVSSGFDNIDQYLRQAGVNVVNLDAKDIESGDLSQYDTIVLGIRAYAFRPELIPSNQRLLSYVKDGGNLVVQYHKPEDKWSPELAPYPITIGTPLIQWRVTDENSKVTRLAPEHPMFNTPNKITNQDWNGWIQDRSAYNPSQWGQEYTALISNGDPGEKEFTGTFLTAHYGKGVYTYSSLVWYRQIPALVPGSMRMFVNMISQHQ, encoded by the coding sequence ATGATCAAAGGCAAGTCAGCTTGGAGGTTCTGTTCCATGGTCATGAGCGTGGTGTTGGCGGGCAGCGCCCTGCTGTCCGCTCAAGCCCAACCCGCGTATGCGGATCGCGGGGTCGCCGATCTGTGGAAGGCGATTCGGCCATTGACGACGATCGCGAGCGCCATGAACACGGGGGCTCACCCCGATGATGAGCACAGCGCGACCTTGGCTTACCTGTCCTTGGGGCGAGGCGTGAGCACCTCCAGCGTCATCGCGGTCAGAGGGGAAGGCGGTCAGAACGAGATCGGGAGCGAACTGGGGCAGGCCCTCGGCGTCATTCGGACCCGTGAGCTGCAGGAGGCATCCCGCATCACTAACGTGACGTTAGGCATGCTTGGCGAGAAGCTGGACGATCCGATCTACGATTTCGGCTTTTCGAAGAGCGTGGAGGAGACGCTGGACAAATGGGGCGACTCCGTCGTCTACGAGCGCTTGATTCGAAAAATTCGCGAGCTCCGCCCGGATGTCATCATTCCTTCGTTCTTGAACGAAGCCTCCACGCATGGACATCACCGAACGATCAACGTGCTTACCGTCAGGGCGTTCAAGGATGCAGCGAATCCGGACATTTTTCCTGAACATCTGAAAAAGGGGCTTCAACCCTGGCAAATCAAGAAGCTGTACGTGCCGGCCAATTCCAAGGATTACAGCGTGAATGCACCGGTTGGCGACTACGATGAAATCTACGGCGCGTCGTATCTTCAGCTTGGGGAAGAATCCCGCTTCATGCACCGAAGCCAGGGCATGGGCAGGGTGTATGACGAAGGCCCCGTGCAAGGGGAACTGTTCAGCAAGTATTACAAGCTCGAGCTAAGCACGGTCGCATCGAAGGAGAAAGAGAATGATTTCTTCGATGGCATCGCCTTCACCTTTGAGGATTTGGCGAAGGACATCGAGGGGATGGGCAAAGACAGCAAGGTGGTTCGCGATTTGCGCGCCTTGCATAAGGATGCGAATGAAGTCATTGCCGCCTACCCGAGTTTCGCCGACGTGCTGAAGGAAGTCCATAAGATGAAAGCCGATGTGCAGACCGCGCTCGCCGACGTCAACGCATCCGGCCTGGAGGCGGCAGCCAAGGAGGATCTGCTCCATCGGCTTCAGGTCAAGGAAGCACAGTTGAATACGGCCAGCATGGAAGCGGCATCCGTCGTGGCGAAGGTCAAGCCGGCCGAGAGTGAACTGGTGGCGGGCCAGACGACGAAGGTCGTTGTCTCGGTCTTCAACGGCGGTTCCACGACATTGCGCAACATTAACCTGAGCCTCAACGTGCCCGCAGGCTGGAAGGCAGCGTCGGCCGGAGCGACCCGCTTCGAGCAATTGGGCTACAACGAAACTGCATCCGTCGCCTTCGAGGTGACAGTTCCCGCGAACGCGCCGCTGTTCAAGCCTTATGACCCGGTGGTGTTCCAGGGAAAGGTCGAATATGAGGCGTACGGCTCGGCGACGACGGTGGACGTTACGCCGCAGAACGCCGTCGCTGTTCTGCCGCCGTACTCGATGACGCTTAGCCCAAGCGCCACGATTCTGAATACGCTCCGGGCCGGAGAGCCGATTCCGGTGAAGGTGACCGTGCGCAACTACACGCCGGGCCCTTCCAAAGCGTCGGTATCGCTAAACGTGCCGGAAGGGTGGACGGTCGAGCCGGCCGTCGAAGAGCTAAGCTTCGCTGCCAAGGGCGAAATGAAATCGGCCGCATTTACGGTTAAGGCGGCATCGAACGTGGCGCCGGGCACCTTTTCCGTGAAGGCGATCGCGAAGAACGGTGCCGTGCTCAGCACACATGGGGCGCAGGTCATCGAATACCCGCATATCGGCAGGACGTACCTGGTGCAGCCGGCGGAGCTCACCATCCAGGCCTTCGACCTGAAGGTGCCGGACCAATTAAAGGTCGGCTACGTGTCCAGCGGGTTTGACAACATCGACCAATATTTGCGCCAGGCGGGCGTTAATGTCGTCAATCTGGATGCGAAGGATATCGAATCCGGCGATTTGTCCCAATACGACACGATCGTGCTCGGCATTCGCGCATACGCCTTCCGCCCAGAATTGATTCCGAGCAATCAGCGCCTGCTCAGCTATGTCAAGGACGGCGGCAATTTGGTCGTCCAGTATCATAAGCCGGAGGACAAATGGTCGCCGGAGCTGGCTCCGTATCCGATTACGATCGGAACGCCGCTGATTCAGTGGCGCGTCACGGACGAGAATTCGAAGGTGACGAGGCTGGCGCCGGAACACCCGATGTTCAACACGCCGAACAAGATTACGAATCAGGATTGGAACGGCTGGATTCAAGACCGCTCCGCCTACAACCCGTCGCAATGGGGCCAGGAGTATACGGCGCTCATCTCGAACGGCGACCCGGGAGAGAAGGAGTTCACGGGCACGTTCCTGACCGCGCATTATGGCAAAGGGGTCTATACGTACAGCTCCTTAGTCTGGTACCGCCAGATTCCGGCGCTCGTTCCGGGCTCCATGCGAATGTTCGTCAATATGATTAGCCAGCATCAATAG
- a CDS encoding ABC transporter permease, with protein sequence MIPKRNIKPRKPGIAPFRPISIAQSPYFVYVLVAPLFLVLLAYVVYPLFQTFMQSIQAEDQFSLQNYARFFSLEHTSNLEALWTSIYISVLSVITCAIVGVAMAFLLERYEFPGRKILAVLVLVPMALPPLVGVLSFTFLYGESGIIPRALKELFQLEQVPFALKGIWGVLVVHTFTMYTYFYMTASSAIRNLDPSLEEAAASLGAGRIYIWRRVILPMLTPALVASSLLVFMIAMASYTAPLIFGIERTMTMQIYLSRTNGNLDMAAAQSTILSVVSIVFLLVMRWYQGLRNYQNMSKGVSVHRTEVKSAAGKYVAMLLSIAGVIVLLLPILVLVLISFSADGRWTTQILPPEYTVEHYVKLFTDSKTWRPIANSFQMSFVATIGNVIFGVAAAYAMVRLSFRGKTLLDALIMLPWALPGTVVAVNLIAAFSEPTVFSFNQVLIGSFWILPLAYFVRHLPLVFRSTSATLVQMDASVEEAARNLGASWWYSFRRVVFPMALSGILAGTLLAFVQGIGEFVSSILLFTAKSTPLSVEIFQRMYSFEFGTACAYGVLQISLIIIVLFVSRKITGDSTAM encoded by the coding sequence ATGATACCGAAACGGAACATAAAACCGAGGAAACCGGGAATTGCACCATTCCGACCCATTTCCATTGCGCAGTCGCCTTATTTTGTCTATGTCCTGGTCGCGCCCTTGTTTTTGGTGCTGTTGGCTTATGTCGTATATCCGTTGTTCCAAACGTTTATGCAAAGTATTCAGGCAGAGGATCAATTCTCGCTTCAAAACTATGCCCGCTTTTTTAGCCTGGAGCATACCTCCAATCTGGAAGCGCTCTGGACCAGCATTTATATTTCGGTGTTAAGCGTGATCACCTGCGCGATTGTCGGCGTTGCGATGGCCTTTCTGCTGGAACGCTACGAGTTCCCCGGCCGCAAAATCCTCGCCGTTCTCGTGCTCGTGCCGATGGCCTTGCCGCCGCTCGTCGGCGTGCTGTCATTCACGTTTCTCTATGGGGAAAGCGGCATTATTCCGCGGGCGCTCAAGGAGCTGTTTCAGCTTGAACAGGTGCCGTTTGCCTTAAAAGGCATCTGGGGCGTGCTCGTCGTCCATACGTTCACGATGTACACCTACTTTTACATGACGGCATCGTCGGCGATCCGCAATCTCGACCCGTCGCTGGAAGAGGCGGCGGCCAGTCTCGGCGCGGGACGGATCTACATATGGCGGCGCGTTATTTTGCCGATGCTGACCCCGGCCTTGGTCGCCTCGTCGCTGCTCGTGTTCATGATCGCGATGGCTTCCTATACCGCTCCGCTTATTTTCGGCATTGAGCGGACGATGACGATGCAGATTTATTTGTCCCGGACGAACGGCAATCTCGATATGGCGGCGGCTCAGTCCACCATCCTGTCAGTCGTGTCGATCGTGTTCCTGCTCGTCATGCGCTGGTATCAGGGCCTGCGTAATTATCAGAACATGAGCAAGGGGGTCAGCGTGCATCGGACGGAAGTGAAAAGCGCCGCGGGCAAATATGTCGCCATGCTCCTGTCAATCGCAGGCGTGATCGTGCTGCTGCTTCCCATTCTCGTGCTCGTTCTGATTTCGTTCTCGGCGGACGGCAGGTGGACGACGCAGATTTTGCCTCCCGAATATACGGTGGAGCATTACGTGAAGCTGTTCACCGACAGCAAAACGTGGCGGCCGATTGCGAACAGCTTCCAGATGAGCTTCGTGGCCACCATCGGCAATGTGATCTTCGGCGTCGCTGCCGCTTATGCGATGGTGCGCTTGTCCTTCCGAGGCAAAACGCTGCTTGACGCGCTGATTATGCTTCCGTGGGCCTTGCCCGGCACGGTCGTCGCGGTCAACCTGATCGCCGCCTTCAGCGAGCCTACCGTATTCAGCTTCAATCAGGTGCTCATCGGCAGCTTTTGGATACTTCCGTTGGCGTATTTCGTCCGCCATTTGCCGTTAGTGTTCCGGTCCACCTCCGCCACCTTGGTCCAGATGGACGCATCGGTCGAGGAGGCGGCGCGCAATCTGGGCGCATCGTGGTGGTACAGCTTCCGCCGGGTCGTGTTCCCGATGGCGTTAAGCGGGATTCTGGCGGGAACCCTGCTCGCGTTCGTGCAGGGCATCGGGGAATTTGTTTCCTCCATTTTGCTCTTTACCGCCAAAAGCACTCCGTTATCCGTCGAAATTTTTCAGCGGATGTATTCATTTGAATTCGGGACGGCTTGCGCGTACGGCGTGTTGCAAATTTCCTTGATCATCATCGTGCTCTTCGTATCGCGCAAAATAACGGGTGACAGCACAGCTATGTAA